Proteins from a single region of Cryptococcus neoformans var. grubii H99 chromosome 5, complete sequence:
- a CDS encoding ATP-dependent RNA helicase DHX8/PRP22, with amino-acid sequence MMSTDKELYKLELLSLVSKVSQELFNHTKLQDKKLAEFVIALHEQSKTTEAFQKKLNEIGADFPEWFVKNLDRLIVTMHPKYKRKAAKMKASGQSRKSGDGQSIMDEQKQLQARKFPGLSMPDQDWKPAEKYVDERATKEPHETLPESLSTSDTMAQLESIASRRNRPAAEDFLDGEPAAKKMRSTSGHDGSSGRRGGYEAGGFRDSFRHGRPTVDERPVLYKIYNGTVANITDFGAFVTLDGVERRVDGNQRSNEGLVHVSNITNGRVNSPRDFLKRGQRVKVKVMAVSPKIGLSMKDVDQNTGDDLSPHLTVKTAEEAAAQQQRMSSYAASGSNSTPLLAVDERQRSSAKRLSSPERFEIKQLIASGAVSAADYPDLDEDFSTNVANHEIEEDIDVEVNEVEPAFLSGQTKVTLELSPVKIIKAPDGSLNRSALAGASLAKERRDLKRLEANEQADAETREINQPWLDPMANQSERQFASDIKGNLLGQKAAQMPAWKAANKVVSYGKITSMSIQEQRRSLPIYKLREQLVAAVRDNQILVVVGDTGSGKTTQMAQYLAEEGFLEKGRLGCTQPRKVAAVSVAKRVAEEVGCRLGSEVGYTIRFEDMTSPETKIKYMTDGMLLRELLVDPDCSKYSVIMLDEAHERTIATDVLFGLLKKACKRRPDLKLICTSATLDAAKFATYFWGCPIFTIPGRTYPVETLYTKEPEPDYLEASLITILQIHLMEPAGDVLLFLTGQEEIDTACEVLYERVKALGPQVPELLILPVYAALPSEMQSRIFEPAPPGARKVVIATNIAETSITIDGIYYVIDPGFAKQNAYDPKLGMDSLIVTPISQAQARQRAGRAGRTGPGKCYRLYTEVAYRNEMLPNPIPEIQRTNLASTILTLKAMGINDLISFDFMDPPPAATMLTALEQLYALGALDDEGLLTRIGRKMADFPLDPPLSKMLIKSVDYGCSEEALTIVAMLQAGGQVYYRPKDKQTQADAKKAKFHQPEGDLLTLLAVYNGWKNSKFSNPWCFENFIQTRAMKTAQDVRKQLIGIMDRYKHDLVSCGTNYNRVRMAICSGFFRNAAKKDPTEGYKTLVEGTPVSIHPSSALFQRPPEWCVYYELVLTAKEYMHQVTVIEPKWLSEVAPTFFRIADQNKISKRKASEKIEPLFDRFAADKDDWRLSKQKKAARSSQTFG; translated from the exons ATGATGTCCACCGATAAAGAGCTGTATAAGCTCGAGCTTCTCTCGCTTGTATCGAAGGTTTCGCAAGAACTCTTCAATCACACTAAGCTTCAAGACAAAAAATTAGCCGAATTTGTGATAGCA CTTCACGAACAAAGTAAAACAACTGAAGCATTCCAGAAGAAGCTCAATGAGATCGGCGCAGACTTTCCCGAATGGTTTGTCAAGAATCTCGACAGATTAATCGTTACCATGCACCCCAAGTATAAGAGGAAAGCGGCCAAGATGAAAGCCTCGGGGCAGTCACGAAAGTCTGGCGATGGGCAATCTATCATGGATGAGCAGAAGCAACTTCAGGCGAGAAAGTTTCCGGGGTTGTCCATGCCCGACCAAGACTGGAAGCCTGCGGAGAAATATGTCGACGAAAGGGCCACAAAAGAACCACACGAGACCCTTCCGGAATCACTTTCGACCAGTGATACCATGGCCCAGTTAGAGTCGATCGCGTCTCGCCGAAATAGACCGGCGGCTGAGGATTTCTTGGACGGAGAGCCTGCTGCGAAGAAAATGCGGAGTACCAGCGGTCATGACGGATCGTCAGGACGACGAGGGGGGTATGAAGCAGGCGGCTTTAGAGACTCTTTTAGGCATGGGCGTCCGACTGTTGATGAGAGGCCCGTACTCTACAAGATCTACAATGGCACTGTCGCGAATATAACGGATTTTGGGGCTTTTGTGACTTTAGATGGCGTCGAAAGGAGAGTCGATGGTAATCAAAGGTCGAATGAAG GCTTGGTCCATGTGTCGAATATTACAAATGGAAGGGTTAACTCTCCGAGGGACTTCCTTAAACGAGGTCAACGAGTCAAAGTCAAAGTTATGGCTGTCAGTCCTAAGATTGGTCTAAGTATGAAGGATGTCGATCAGAACACTGGTGATGATCTTTC CCCACATCTCACTGTCAAGACTGCTGAAGAGGCCGCGGCGCAGCAGCAAAGAATGTCATCTTATGCAGCTAGTGGAAGTAACAGCACCCCCCTCTTAGCAGTTGATGAGCGGCAGCGGTCGAGTGCAAAGAGGTTGTCAAGTCCCGAGCGGTTCGAGATTAAGCAGCTCATAGCCAGTGGGGCCGTATCTGCAGCAGAT TACCCTGATCTTGATGAAGACTTCAGCACCAACGTCGCCAATCatgagattgaagaagacattGATGTCGAAGTTAATGAGGTCGAGCCGGCGTTCTTATCGGGCCAGACCAAAGTCACCTTGGAACTCTCTCCTGTTAAAATCATCAAAGCACCAGACGG CTCACTTAACCGTTCTGCTTTAGCAGGCGCTTCATTAGCGAAAGAAAGACGTGATCTCAAACGTTTGGAAGCGAATGAGCAGGCCGACGCAGAGACCAGAGAGATCAATCAGCCCTGGCTTGATCCCATGGCTAACCAAAGCGAGCGGCAGTTTGCGTCAGACATCAAAGGAAACCTGCTTGGTCAAAAGGCCGCTCAAATGCCTGCTTGGAAAGCCGCAAATAAAGTCGTGTCGTACGGCAAGATCACTTCAATGAGTATACAAGAACAAAGACGCAGTTTGCCCATCTACAAATTAAGGGAACAGTTGGTTGCCGCTGTTCGGGAC AATCAAATTCTTGTTGTGGTTGGAGATACTGGGTCTGGGAAGACTACTCAAATGGCTCAATACCTTGCTGAAGAGGGATTCCTCGAAAAAGGACGTTTGGGATGCACTCAACCGCGAAAGGTTGCTGCTGTTTCTGTTGCTAAGCGTGTTGCAGAGGAAGTGGGTTGTCGACTCGGGTCTGAAGTCGGCTACACTATCCGTTTTGAAGATATGACCAGTCCTGAGACTAAGATCAAGTACATG ACCGATGGTATGCTCCTTCGTGAATTGCTGGTTGATCCGGATTGTTCGAAATACTCTGTGATTATGCTTGATGAAGCACACGAGCGCACAATCGCAACTGATGTCCTCTTCGGTCTCCTGAAAA AGGCTTGCAAGCGACGCCCAGATCTTAAGCTGATATGTACTTCTGCCACATTGGATGCTGCCAAGTTTGCGACGTACTTCTGGGGTTGCCCAATCTTTACTATTCCTGGCCGAACATACCCCGTCGAGACACTTTATACAAAGGAACCTGAGCCCGACTACCTCGAGGCCTCTctcatcaccatccttcAAATACATCTCATGGAACCGGCGGGTGatgttcttcttttccttacAGGtcaagaggagattgataCAGCCTGTGAGGTTCTATATGAACGGGTTAAGGCACTGGGTCCTCAAGTTCCAGAGCTCCTCATTTTACCGGTGTATGCTGCGCTTCCCTCTGAAATGCAGTCACGCATCTTTGAGCCAGCCCCTCCAGGTGCACGTAAGGTAGTCATCGCAACCAACATTGCAGAGACCAGTATTACCATTGATGGCATATACTATGTCATTGATCCTGGTTTTGCAAAGCAGAATGCTTATGACCCAAAGCTTGGTATGGATTCTTTGATAGTCACT CCGATCTCCCAGGCGCAAGCACGTCAGAGGGCTGGGCGTGCTGGCCGCACAGGCCCTGGCAAATGCTATCGTCTTTACACAGAGGTTGCCTACCGCAATGAAATGTTACCCAACCCTATCCCTGAAATCCAACGTACCAATCTTGCATCTACTATCCTCACTCTGAAAGCAATGGGAATCAACGACCTTATTAGTTTCGATTTCATggatcctcctccagcagCAACCATGTTAACAGCTTTAGAACAACTTTATGCTCTTGGtgctttggatgatgaaggactGTTGACCAGGATTGGTCGAAAAATGGCAGATTTTCCTCTAGACCCTCCTTTATCCAAGATGCTTATCAAATCTGTTGATTATGGATGCTCTGAAGAAGCCTTGACAATTGTGGCTATGCTGCAAGCTGGGGGGCAAGTGTATTATCGACCTAAGGACAAGCAGACTCAAGCGGACGCCAAAAAGGCTAAGTTCCATCAGCCAGAAGGTGACCTTCTCACATTACTT GCTGTGTATAATGGATGGAAGAACTCGAAATTTAGTAATCCATGGTGCTTCGAGAACTTTATTCAAACACGAGCCATGAAAACAGCGCAAGATGTAAGGAAAC AGTTGATTGGAATCATGGACAGATATAAACATGATCTTG TGTCATGTGGTACTAACTACAACCGAGTACGGATGGCTATTTGCTCCGGATTCTTCAGAAATGCTGCCAAGAAGG ACCCCACTGAAGGTTATAAGACACTTGTTGAGGGTACACCTGTCAGCATCCACCCCTCAAGTGCCTTGTTCCAGCGACCCCCTGAATGGTGTGTGTATTATGAACTGGTTCTTACAGCCA AGGAGTACATGCACCAGGTCACTGTTATTGAACCAAAATGGCTCTCTGAGGTGGCACCTACGTTCTTCCGTATCGCTGATCAAAACAAGATTAGCAAGCGTAAGGCATCTGAGAAGATTGAGCCTCTGTTCGATCGTTTTGCTGCAGATAAAGATGACTGG CGCCTCAGCAAACAGAAGAAAGCAGCTCGCTCTTCACAGACTTTTGGTTGA
- a CDS encoding exosome complex exonuclease DIS3/RRP44, translated as MAAVKPHPTITILKRTREDQHLSQNKFLKKTARGKVINIFRERYVRDDIPCGYQDCHQCAQFPGYKPVLPRTGYLQHTKFAGNGHYLVIDTNIVLHQMDLLQSLPAQLPLIIPSTTIRETRHRSLPLYNRLQQLIQDEDRLIWVWWNEERRETATVREVDEEHGREKINDRNDRAIRQTVLFYADHLSRLTSNAPSLILLTDDAANRGLASEQGIVAVSAREYVDGLEPDEREKLVDLVVGGVDEIEVVERRSRRIYPDYLPQDTLLAGVKTGRYHQGHFNANQYNYLEGTVNVPGLVRPVLLVGRQAMNRSVNGDVVVVEIFPESEWKAPGEEVVDQDIALRDDDVEDDESGGVADKEFVKEKQERLETDDAKKNRKEILPTGRVVGIVKRNWRAYVCHLDRSSLSDSAFTSLAQQTVFATPLSRALPRIRLRTRQAPQLVEQKILVTIDNWSPTSRYPDGHFVRALGKVASKEAEQESLLLEYEVPYRPFGKAILNCLPPEGDSWVVPKKDMECLEWRDREDLRGLDICSIDPPGCQDIDDALHARRLPNGNIEAGVHIADVSHFVHPDNPMDSEAASRGTTVYLVDKRIDMLPSLLGTNLCSLRPFVERLAFSVIWELNEDAEVVDIRFVKSVIASKEAFTYEAAQLRKDDKSMNDPLTNSIRLLNHLAIKLKAARMRAGALSLSSPELKIHLASSESTEPINVEQKKLLETNSLVEEFMLLANIWVAKKIQEVFPATAVLRRHSPPPKTNFEVLQDILMKRKGITLDVSTSKALADSLDACVIAGEPEFNTLVRIMATRCMLSAEYFCSGSVSKESYGHYGLASPIYTHFTSPIRRYADVLAHRQLAAAINYTPLHPSLQSKSHVERILSTVNKRHRLAQMAGRASVEFYVSLTLKGKGTGEETGVRRKEEAWVVRTFKNGLAVFVPKLGLEGLVTFQKESHTYDAENYTIYVPSPSGEIVIAVFDKIMVDISIEKDENTQRGKVKMIMVKPVDSDTL; from the exons ATGGCGGCAGTAAAGCCACATCCCACCATTACCATCCTCAAGCGCACAAGAGAGGACCAGCACCTTTCTCAAAATAAATTTCTCAAGAAAACCGCAAGGGGAAAAGTCATAAACA TCTTCCGAGAACGATATGTCCGTGATGATATCCCTTGTGGATACCAAGACTGCCATCAATGTGCACAGTTTCCAGGATACAAGCCTGTTCTCCCCAGGACCGGATATTTACAACATACGAAGTTTGCAGGAAATGGCCACTACCTCGTCATTGATACCAACATTGTGCTCCACCAG ATGGACTTGCTCCAGTCTCTCCCGGCACAACTtcccctcatcatcccctccaCCACTATCCGCGAAACTCGTCACCgttctcttcctttatACAATCGCCTTCAGCAGCTTATTCAGGATGAAGATCGTCTCATCTGGGTTTGGTGGAATGAAGAGCGACGTGAAACCGCTACTGTGCGGGAGGTAGATGAAGAGCATGGCAGGGAAAAGATCAACGATCGTAATGACCGAGCAATCCGCCAGACCGTCCTTTTTTACGCCGATCATTTGTCCCGACTCACGTCCAATGCCCCTTCCCTCATCTTACTCACCGATGATGCGGCCAATCGTGGGCTCGCCTCCGAGCAGGGGATTGTGGCTGTTAGTGCGAGGGAGTACGTCGATGGTCTAGAACCCGATGAGCGAGAAAAACTTGTCGACCTCGTTGTAGGTGGTGTAGACGAAATTGAAGTCGTCGAGCGTCGAAGCCGCCGTATCTACCCCGACTACCTTCCTCAGGATACGCTTCTCGCCGGTGTCAAGACGGGACGTTATCACCAGGGTCACTTCAACGCGAACCAGTACAATTACCTTGAGGGCACTGTTAACGTTCCTGGACTTGTAAGACCTGTCTTGTTGGTGGGTAGGCAAGCTATGAACAGAAGTGTCAATGGCGACGTCGTTGTGGTTGAAATCTTCCCCGAATCTGAATGGAAAGCCCCCggggaagaggttgttgaTCAGGATATAGCTTtgagggatgatgatgtggaagaCGACGAGAGTGGGGGAGTGGCCGATAAGGAATTCGTTAAGGAAAAACAGGAAAGACTAGAGACGGATGAtgccaagaagaacaggaaAGAGATTCTGCCTACAGGTCGAGTCGTCGGTATTGTTAAGCGTAACTGGAGGGC ATACGTATGTCATCTTGACCGTTCATCTCTTTCCGACTCGGCATTCACCTCCCTCGCACAGCAAACGGTTTTCGCCactcctctttctcgtGCTCTTCCCCGTATCCGTCTTAGGACCCGTCAAGCTCCCCAGTTGGTGGAGCAAAAAATTCTAGTTACCATCGATAACTGGTCCCCCACCTCCCGTTATCCCGATGGCCATTTTGTTCGTGCGCTGGGTAAAGTTGCCTCTAAAGAAGCGGAGCAGGagtcccttctccttgagTACGAGGTCCCGTATCGACCTTTCGGCAAGGCTATTTTGAATTGTCTTCCGCCCGAGGGAGACAGTTGGGTCGTCCCCAAGAAGGATATGGAATGTTTGGAATGGAGGGATAGAGAAGATCTGAGAGGTTTGGATATCTGCAGTATTGATCCCCCTGGGTGTCAGGATATCGATGATGCGCTACATGCGAGGAGGTTGCCCAATGGTAATATTGAAGCAGGTGTCC ATATCGCCGACGTGTCACATTTTGTGCATCCCGACAATCCTATGGATTCTGAAGCTGCCTCGCGTGGTACCACTGTCTACCTCGTCGATAAGCGAATTGATatgcttccttctttgttAGGTACCAACCTTTGTTCACTGAGGCCATTTGTCGAGAGATTGGCCTTTAGTGTCATTTGG GAATTGAACGAAGATGCGGAAGTTGTTGACATAAGGTTTGTCAAGAGTGTGATTGCGTCCAAAGAGGCATTCACATACGAAGCCGCTCAGTTGCGCAAGGATGATAA ATCTATGAACGACCCGCTCACAAACTCCATTCGCCTTCTCAACCACCTCGCTATCAAACTGAAAGCCGCTCGTATGCGCGCGGGtgctctctctctctcctctcccgaACTGAAGATCCACCTTGCCTCATCCGAATCCACCGAACCCATCAACGTCGAGCAAAAGAAACTTCTTGAAACGAATAGTCTTGTAGAAGAGTTCATGCTGCTCGCCAATATTTGGGTTGCCAAGAAGATCCAAGAGGTTTTCCCGGCTACTGCTGTTCTGAGAAGACATTCTCCGCCACCAAAAACCAATTTCGAGGTGCTGCAGGATATCTtaatgaagagaaagggaataACGCTTGATGTGTCCACTTCCAAGGCTTTGGCCGATTCGCTCGATGCTTGTGTT ATTGCTGGAGAACCAGAATTCAACACTCTTGTGAGGATTATGGCTACGCGATGCATGCTTTCGGCAGAGTACTTCTGTTCTGGAAGTGTATCCAAGGAGTCTTACGGACATTATGGTTTGGCTAGCCCCATCTACACCCACTTTACT TCCCCAATCCGCCGATATGCCGACGTTCTCGCGCACCGCCAGCTTGCCGCGGCCATCAACTATacccctctccatccttcccttcaaTCTAAATCCCATGTCGAAAGGATCTTGTCTACTGTCAACAAACGACATAGGCTCGCACAAATGGCCGGAAGGGCAAGTGTGGAATTCTATGTCAGTTTGACTTTGAAGGGTAAGGGTACTGGCGAGGAGACTGgggtgagaaggaaggaagaagcatGGGTCGTTAGGACATTCAAGAATGGTCTGGCGGTGTTTGTTCCCAA GCTCGGCTTGGAGGGACTCGTCACTTTCCAGAAGGAATCGCACACCTATGATGCGGAAAACTACACCATTTAtgttccttctccatctggTGAGATTGTTATAGCGGTGTTTGACAAGATCATGGTAGATATCTCtatcgagaaggatgaaaacACTCAAAGGGgcaaggtgaagatgattATGGTGAAACCTGTGGACTCCGACACTCTGTAG
- a CDS encoding glucan 1,3-beta-glucosidase, translated as MPNKRTTLAPGFTWGIDPMRGVNIGGWLVLEPWITPSIFEGKPDWVVDEWTYGVYMNNQSGTMDEIRNHWNTWFSYTELRNIAAVGLNTIRIQIGFWSVIPLEDGEPYLVGAYDYLKSAVTWASSLNLKVMVDVHGSPGGQNGFDNSGIRGVREWFTNDTNISRTLSTLHVLTAEFSRSFYNDTVIAIELINEPFPYTTSELNILKSYYQAGYETVRSNDGACKVVVAIDEGFQGLQTWEAFMQEPSYNNVAVDTVSRIFESLGANEFDPSLIAMGYSETLDWYCGQQDYLVASNNVHWTIIGEFVPANTDCAYWLNGRGMGSRYDNTLNTSAALQYPGNCNGKTGTDPSKFSAEYVEYLAKSFETQTWVYEQASGWVMWKWKTEQAADWSMQTGMTYGWIPTPIYSKPHG; from the exons ATGCCCAATAAACGCACAACTCTTGCGCCAGGATTTACATGGGGAATAGATCCTATGCGAGGAGTCAATATTGGTGGTTGGCTTGTTCTGGAG CCCTGGATAACTCCTTCTATCTTTGAAGGAAAGCCGGACTGGGTGGTGGATGAGTGGACATACGGAGTGTATATGAATAATCAGAGTGGTACGATGGATGAGATAAGAAATCATTGGAACACATGGTTCTCATACACAGAGCTTCGAAA TATCGCAGCTGTAGGGCTCAATACGATCCGGATTCAAATCGGCT TTTGGTCGGTCATACCTCtagaggatggagaacCATATCTGGTAGGCGCATATGATTACCTCAAATCAGCAGTAACATGGGCGTCTAGCCTAAACCTGAAA gtgatggtggatgtCCATGGCAGTCCAG GTGGGCAAAACGGCTTCGACAATTC TGGTATCCGAGGCGTAAGAGAATGGTTCACCAACGATACGAACATCTCACGTACTCTTTCTACCCTTCACGTCCTCACAGCTGAATTTTCCCGGTCGTTCTACAATGACACAGTCATTGCCATCGAGCTCATCAATGAACCATTTCCTTACACGACCAGCGAGCTTAATATCTTGAAGAGCTATTACCAGGCAGGATATGAGACTGTGAGAAGTAATGATGGGGCGTGCAAAGTCGTCGTGGCGATCGATGAAGGGTTTCAAGGGTTGCAGACTTGGGAAGCGTTTATGCAGGAACCGAGTTATAATAATGTTGCGGTGGATACAGTAAGTCGGATATTTGAGAGCCTGGGCGCTAATGA GTTTGACCCAAGTTTGATCGCGATGGGATATTCAGAAACTTTGGATTGGTATTGTGGTCAGCAAGATTATTTGGTCGCTTCCAACAACGTTCACTGGACCATCATTGGAGAATTCGTCC CGGCCAACACGGATTGCGCGTACTGGTTGAATGGTCGAGGGATGGGATCGCGGTATGATAACACTCTCAACACATCTGCGGC GCTGCAGTATCCTGGCAACTGCAACGGTAAGACGGGCACCGACCCTAGCAAGTTTTCTGCCGAGTATGTCGAGTATTTAGCAAAGTCGTTCGAGACTCAGACCTGGGTTTATGAGCAAGCG TCGGGTTGGGTGATGTGGAAGTGGAAAACGGAGCAGGCGGCGGACTGGTCGATGCAGACTGGAATGACCTATG GCTGGATACCGACTCCTATTTATTCTAAACCCCATGGGTAA
- a CDS encoding mitochondrial protein, translated as MPPAPTVQQIQSLYSATVNASQRFTSYNFHKYFLRRTDEIFKPVLASLTPPAGSAPSDPIDPSRLAQFYEHQKTQLEILERASEVNRMYEGPKLVVEHAQPITSGGGAGMEASAGGGGQPE; from the coding sequence ATGCCTCCAGCCCCCACGGTTCAACAAATTCAGAGCCTCTATTCAGCCACTGTCAATGCGTCCCAGCGCTTCACTTCTTACAACTTTCATAAATACTTCCTTCGAAGAACGGACGAAATATTCAAACCCGTCCTTGCGTCGTTGACTCCACCCGCTGGTTCGGCGCCTTCAGATCCTATAGACCCTTCTAGACTTGCTCAGTTCTACGAACACCAAAAGACTCAACTTGAGATACTTGAGAGGGCTTCAGAAGTTAACAGGATGTACGAAGGACCAAAGTTGGTGGTGGAACATGCTCAGCCTATAACAAGTGGCGGAGGGGCTGGTATGGAAGCTAgtgctggtggtggcggtCAACCTGAATGA